In Clostridium sp. DL-VIII, the following proteins share a genomic window:
- the aroF gene encoding 3-deoxy-7-phosphoheptulonate synthase, with translation MIIIMNPKATEEEVRKVTSVIEAKGLEVNLSKGDTYYIVGIIGDTSIIDPKKMQVLKGVDRVMKVQEPFKKANKIFKPEDTIVNVQGSIVGGGRLGIMAGPCSVESEEQIIEVAKRVKAAGANFLRGGAFKPRTSPYSFQGLELEGLKLLKIAKQETGLPIVTELMSTDYLDTFVENVDMIQIGARNMQNFDLLKQVGKTKTPILLKRGLSATIEEWLMSAEYIMAGGNENVILCERGVRTFETITRNTLDLQAVPVIKKLSHLPIIVDPSHAGGYAYLVEPMAKAAIMAGADGLMIEVHNDPENALSDGQQSLTPDQFDALMAKVKAVADIEGKEI, from the coding sequence ATGATAATTATTATGAACCCAAAGGCAACAGAAGAAGAAGTAAGAAAGGTAACATCAGTAATCGAAGCAAAAGGATTAGAGGTTAATCTTTCAAAAGGCGACACTTACTATATAGTAGGTATTATAGGAGATACATCTATAATTGATCCTAAAAAAATGCAGGTACTTAAAGGCGTTGATAGAGTTATGAAGGTTCAAGAACCTTTTAAGAAAGCCAATAAAATATTTAAACCAGAAGATACAATAGTTAATGTTCAAGGATCTATAGTTGGTGGTGGAAGACTTGGAATAATGGCTGGTCCATGTTCTGTAGAAAGCGAAGAACAAATCATTGAAGTAGCTAAAAGAGTAAAGGCTGCTGGAGCTAACTTCTTGAGAGGAGGAGCATTTAAACCAAGAACTTCACCTTACAGCTTCCAAGGATTAGAACTTGAAGGTTTAAAACTATTAAAAATAGCAAAACAGGAAACAGGCCTTCCAATAGTAACAGAACTTATGTCAACAGATTATTTAGATACTTTTGTTGAAAATGTTGATATGATTCAAATTGGTGCTAGAAATATGCAAAACTTTGATTTGCTAAAGCAAGTTGGTAAGACTAAAACACCTATCTTATTAAAGAGAGGTTTATCAGCAACTATAGAAGAATGGCTTATGTCCGCAGAATATATTATGGCTGGTGGAAATGAAAATGTAATTCTCTGTGAAAGAGGAGTAAGAACCTTTGAAACTATTACAAGAAATACATTAGACTTACAGGCAGTTCCAGTGATAAAGAAATTATCACATTTACCTATTATTGTAGATCCAAGTCATGCAGGAGGTTATGCTTACCTAGTAGAACCAATGGCTAAAGCAGCAATTATGGCAGGAGCAGATGGTCTTATGATAGAAGTTCATAATGATCCAGAAAATGCATTAAGTGATGGACAGCAATCACTTACTCCAGATCAATTTGATGCACTTATGGCTAAAGTTAAAGCAGTAGCAGATATCGAAGGTAAAGAAATTTAA
- the aroQ gene encoding type II 3-dehydroquinate dehydratase has translation MKIMVINGPNLNMVGVREKGIYGTKSFEDICEYIKEEGKNRGHEVTLFQSNCEGEIIDELQKAYFEKYDGIIINPGAYTHYSYAIHDAIKGINIDTVEVHLSNVHSREDFRKKSVTAPACIGQMCGFGEQGYILAMKALELKKMSK, from the coding sequence ATGAAGATTATGGTCATTAATGGCCCTAATTTAAACATGGTTGGAGTTAGGGAAAAAGGAATCTATGGCACAAAATCCTTTGAAGATATATGTGAGTATATTAAGGAAGAAGGCAAAAATAGAGGTCATGAAGTAACCTTGTTTCAAAGCAATTGTGAAGGTGAAATAATAGATGAACTTCAAAAAGCATATTTTGAGAAGTATGATGGAATAATAATAAATCCAGGAGCTTATACTCATTATAGTTATGCGATTCATGATGCTATAAAAGGAATTAATATAGATACAGTTGAAGTACATTTATCTAATGTACATTCAAGAGAAGATTTCAGAAAGAAATCTGTAACTGCACCAGCATGTATAGGCCAAATGTGTGGTTTTGGAGAACAGGGATATATATTAGCTATGAAGGCGTTAGAATTGAAAAAGATGTCTAAATAG
- the aroE gene encoding shikimate dehydrogenase: MDFYGLFGEKLSHSLSPKIHNNFFKASNIEGAYKLFEVKKEELGKAVEAIKVLKVKGVNVTIPYKQDVMKYLDFISEEAQKIGAINTIHLDNGKLYGYNTDYFGFGTIIKNNSIEIKDNIAMVLGNGGAAKAVITYLLDQGIKKIYLVSRRKSISSDYNDEKIEIKTYEEIGDIKGDILINTTPLGMYPNVDATPVDEDIINNFNTLIDIIYNPKETKFLKIGKKLSKKVCGGIEMLIGQAIKSEEIWQEHSLDKDVTEKLHSLFEDEFK; this comes from the coding sequence TTGGATTTTTATGGATTGTTCGGAGAAAAATTATCTCATAGCCTTTCACCTAAAATTCATAATAATTTTTTTAAAGCTTCAAATATTGAAGGTGCATACAAGCTTTTTGAGGTCAAAAAAGAAGAATTAGGTAAAGCAGTAGAGGCAATAAAAGTTCTTAAGGTAAAGGGAGTAAATGTTACTATTCCGTATAAGCAGGATGTAATGAAATATTTAGATTTTATATCGGAAGAAGCACAAAAAATAGGTGCAATAAATACAATCCATTTAGATAATGGAAAGTTATATGGTTATAATACAGATTATTTTGGCTTTGGAACTATTATTAAAAATAATAGTATTGAAATTAAAGATAATATAGCTATGGTGCTTGGAAATGGTGGAGCAGCTAAAGCTGTTATAACCTATTTGCTGGATCAAGGAATTAAAAAGATTTATTTAGTTTCCAGAAGAAAAAGTATCAGTTCTGATTATAATGATGAAAAAATTGAAATTAAAACTTATGAAGAAATAGGCGATATAAAAGGAGATATTTTAATAAATACGACTCCTCTTGGAATGTATCCTAATGTAGATGCTACACCAGTTGATGAAGACATAATAAATAATTTTAATACCTTAATAGATATAATTTATAATCCTAAGGAAACAAAGTTTTTAAAAATAGGTAAAAAATTAAGCAAAAAAGTATGCGGAGGAATCGAAATGCTCATTGGGCAAGCTATAAAATCTGAGGAAATATGGCAGGAACATTCTTTGGATAAGGATGTGACAGAAAAGTTACATTCACTGTTTGAAGATGAATTTAAGTAG
- a CDS encoding shikimate kinase, with translation MKDKVVLIGMPGCGKSTIGKVISNELKLKFYDMDEYIEDMTSKTIPQLFEMGETYFRDFETLACRELSKKDNILISSGGGVIKRKENMDILKEKSYIVFIDRPLEELLKDIDISGRPLLKEGRDKLIKLYDERYELYNLYADEIIRNDNELENVISIAKEVIKLNLELD, from the coding sequence ATGAAAGACAAAGTAGTGCTTATTGGGATGCCTGGGTGTGGAAAGAGCACAATCGGCAAAGTAATAAGTAATGAACTAAAATTAAAATTTTATGATATGGATGAATATATTGAAGATATGACATCTAAGACAATTCCTCAGCTTTTTGAAATGGGAGAAACTTACTTTAGAGATTTTGAAACCTTAGCCTGCAGGGAATTATCTAAAAAGGATAATATACTGATTTCTTCAGGTGGAGGCGTAATAAAGAGAAAAGAGAATATGGATATATTAAAAGAAAAGTCTTATATTGTCTTTATAGATAGGCCTTTAGAGGAGCTTTTGAAAGATATAGATATTTCAGGAAGACCCTTGTTAAAAGAAGGCAGAGATAAATTAATCAAGTTATATGATGAACGCTATGAATTATATAATTTATATGCAGATGAAATTATCAGGAATGATAATGAACTTGAAAATGTAATAAGTATAGCGAAAGAAGTTATAAAACTTAATTTAGAGCTAGATTAG